A genomic segment from Amia ocellicauda isolate fAmiCal2 chromosome 13, fAmiCal2.hap1, whole genome shotgun sequence encodes:
- the nipsnap3a gene encoding protein NipSnap homolog 3A isoform X1, protein MFTIRNALRRGHCLTQKIKLTKTTKQLRALISTGPQQQHGTFYEIRTYFIKPEMNNAFLKLTNEKIELRTSHSQLLGYWSVEYGGLNKVVHIWKYDSYAHRAAVRAALAQDSQWVEQYISKAMPMLRSQDNEVTYLVPWCQIEMPPKQASCSDTSAAQCSRSSLGFSPGVYELVTFQMKPGGPAVWGKAFSKAINTHAKAGYSHLVGVFHTEFGLLNRVHVLWWYEDPDQRAAARHTAHQDARVVAAVRESVTYLDSQKNKLLIPTPFSPLK, encoded by the exons CTCCGGGCCCTTATCTCGACTGGGCCGCAACAACAGCATGGAACATTCTATGAGATCCGCACCTACTTCATCAAACCCGAGATGAACAATGCCTTTTTGAAGCTGACCAATGAGAAGATCGAGCTGCGCACTTCGCACTCCCAGCTGCTTGGGTACTGGAGTGTGGAGTACGGAGGCCTCAACAAGGTGGTTCATATTTGGAAATATG ACAGCTATGCCCACAGGGCCGCGGTGCGAGCTGCCCTGGCCCAGGACTCTCAGTGGGTGGAGCAATACATTTCCAAGGCCATGCCCATGCTTCGCTCCCAGGATAATGAGGTCACCTACTTGGTGCCATGGTGTCAGATAGAAATGCCACCAAAACAAG CTTCCTGCTCAGATACAAGTGCAGCTCAGTGCAGCCGCTCATCCCTCGGTTTTTCCCCAGGTGTCTATGAGCTCGTTACATTCCAGATGAAGCCGGGGGGGCCGGCAGTGTGGGGCAAAGCATTCAGCAAAGCGATCAACACTCATGCCAAGGCCGGGTACTCCCACCTGGTCGGGGTCTTCCACACTGAGTTTGGTCTCCTCAACAGAG TGCACGTCCTGTGGTGGTACGAGGATCCGGACCAGCGAGCGGCGGCCAGGCACACGGCACACCAGGATGCCAGGGTCGTGGCAGCAG tgagagagagtgtcactTACTTGGATTCCCAGAAGAACAAACTCCTGATTCCCACACCGTTTTCTCCACTAAAGTGA
- the nipsnap3a gene encoding protein NipSnap homolog 3A isoform X2, translated as MFTIRNALRRGHCLTQKIKLTKTTKQLRALISTGPQQQHGTFYEIRTYFIKPEMNNAFLKLTNEKIELRTSHSQLLGYWSVEYGGLNKVVHIWKYDSYAHRAAVRAALAQDSQWVEQYISKAMPMLRSQDNEVTYLVPWCQIEMPPKQGVYELVTFQMKPGGPAVWGKAFSKAINTHAKAGYSHLVGVFHTEFGLLNRVHVLWWYEDPDQRAAARHTAHQDARVVAAVRESVTYLDSQKNKLLIPTPFSPLK; from the exons CTCCGGGCCCTTATCTCGACTGGGCCGCAACAACAGCATGGAACATTCTATGAGATCCGCACCTACTTCATCAAACCCGAGATGAACAATGCCTTTTTGAAGCTGACCAATGAGAAGATCGAGCTGCGCACTTCGCACTCCCAGCTGCTTGGGTACTGGAGTGTGGAGTACGGAGGCCTCAACAAGGTGGTTCATATTTGGAAATATG ACAGCTATGCCCACAGGGCCGCGGTGCGAGCTGCCCTGGCCCAGGACTCTCAGTGGGTGGAGCAATACATTTCCAAGGCCATGCCCATGCTTCGCTCCCAGGATAATGAGGTCACCTACTTGGTGCCATGGTGTCAGATAGAAATGCCACCAAAACAAG GTGTCTATGAGCTCGTTACATTCCAGATGAAGCCGGGGGGGCCGGCAGTGTGGGGCAAAGCATTCAGCAAAGCGATCAACACTCATGCCAAGGCCGGGTACTCCCACCTGGTCGGGGTCTTCCACACTGAGTTTGGTCTCCTCAACAGAG TGCACGTCCTGTGGTGGTACGAGGATCCGGACCAGCGAGCGGCGGCCAGGCACACGGCACACCAGGATGCCAGGGTCGTGGCAGCAG tgagagagagtgtcactTACTTGGATTCCCAGAAGAACAAACTCCTGATTCCCACACCGTTTTCTCCACTAAAGTGA